A stretch of the Ptychodera flava strain L36383 chromosome 18, AS_Pfla_20210202, whole genome shotgun sequence genome encodes the following:
- the LOC139117844 gene encoding uncharacterized protein: MAVAPTSMKYLGERCDWPLQSHASTLTAVQSSLTRAERGLQNSRCVTKRFKSSVPNKPHVAKMGKISNNSAKDSLTGLKSHSKVKVHTKKSNFEKSKSQPRCQSAGKKTKRRKEHVARESIPQETSTQQCESVIHLRKSELKKICSTLHDILKGLGKIYEEFNEIILTNINRTWSIPSNEHTLKFIIHPGNQDTLDEIELTFKTDYVDVNFHMVGYLERLGSDNFLMVDDAGNVYRAAGDILYVVGKNLFRYLTTGPVDLGHYDYYRRLTSEVSLECIGWTECKNEESTRTNENTCKETDNSSYNDREFEEFKINCEKFHRLLDRDEVENAS, from the exons ATGGCTGTCGCACCGACTTCGATGAAATACTTGGGTGAACGTTGCGATTGGCCGCTTCAAAGCCACGCTTCCACGTTGACAGCTGTGCAAAGTTCACTAACCCGTGCGGAAAGAGGTTTACAGAACAGTCGCTGTGTGACCAAAAGATTCAAGTCAAGCGTGCCTAATAAACCACATGTGGCTAAAATGGGGAAAATATCGAACAACTCTGCTAAGGACTCCTTGACAGGCCTTAAAAGTCATTCAAAGGTAAAGGTTCATACCAAGAAATCTAACTTTGAAAAGAGCAAATCACAGCCCCGCTGCCAGTCTGCGGGGAAGAAAACAAAGCGACGGAAAGAACACGTAGCTCGGGAGTCGATACCCCAAGAGACATCTACACAGCAATGTGAATCAGTGATCCACTTGAGAAAGTCAGAACTTAAGAAAATATGTAGCACTCTGCATGACATTCTAAAAGGTCTAGGTAAGATTTATGAagaattcaatgaaataataCTGACAAACATTAATCGAACATGGTCTATTCCTTCAAATGAACACACCTTGAAGTTCATAATACATCCTGGAAATCAAGACACCCTCGACGAAATCGAACTTACCTTCAAAACTGACTATGTTGACGTAAATTTTCATATGGTCGGCTACTTAGAAAGGCTCGGTTCAGACAATTTTTTGATGGTGGATGATGCCGGAAATGTCTACAGAGCTGCAGGCGATATACTGTACGTAGTGGGAAAGAACTTGTTTCGATACTTAACTACAGGCCCGGTGGATCTTGGTCACTACGACTATTATAGACGCCTGACTTCAGAGGTCAGCTTGGAATGCATCGGCTGGACAGAGTGTAAA AATGAAGAATCCACGAGGACAAACGAAAACACCTGTAAAGAAACAG aTAACTCAAGCTACAATGACCGTGAATTCGAAGAATTTAAAATCAACTGCGAAAAATTCCATCGCCTATTAGATAGGGACGAAGTTGAAAATGCATCGTAA